From Pongo pygmaeus isolate AG05252 chromosome 2, NHGRI_mPonPyg2-v2.0_pri, whole genome shotgun sequence, a single genomic window includes:
- the LOC129033687 gene encoding small ribosomal subunit protein uS2-like, whose product MSRALDVLQMKEEDVLKFLAAGTHLGGTNLDFQMEQYIYKRKSDGIYIINLKRTWEKLLLAARAIVAIENPAYVSVISSRNTGQRAVLKFAAATGATPIAGRFTPGTFTNQIQAAFREPRLLVVTDPRADHQPLTEASYVNPPTIALCNTDSPLRYVDIAIPCNNKGAHSVGLMWWMLAREVLRMRGTISREHSWEVMPDLYFYRDPEEIEKEEQAAAEKAVTKEEFQGEWTAPAPQFTATQPEVADWSEGVQVPSVPIQQFPTEDWSAQPATEDWSAAPTAQAAEWVGATTDWS is encoded by the coding sequence ATGTCCAGAGCCCTTGATGTCCTGCAAATGAAGGAGGAGGATGTCCTTAAGTTCCTTGCAGCAGGAACCCACTTAGGTGGCACCAATCTTGACTTCCAGATGGAACAGTacatctataaaaggaaaagtgaTGGCATCTATATCATAAATCTGAAGAGGACGTGGGAGAAGCTTCTGCTGGCAGCTCGTGCTATTGTTGCCATTGAAAACCCTGCTTATGTCAGTGTTATATCCTCCAGGAATACTGGCCAGAGGGCTGTGCTGAAGTTTGCTGCTGCCACTGGAGCCACTCCAATTGCTGGCCGCTTCACTCCTGGAACCTTCACTAACCAGATCCAGGCAGCCTTCCGGGAGCCACGGCTTCTTGTGGTTACTGACCCCAGGGCTGACCACCAGCCTCTCACGGAGGCATCTTATGTTAACCCGCCTACCATTGCGCTGTGTAACACAGATTCTCCTCTGCGCTATGTGGACATTGCCATCCCATGCAACAACAAGGGAGCTCACTCGGTGGGTCTGATGTGGTGGATGCTGGCTCGGGAAGTTCTGCGCATGCGTGGCACCATTTCCCGTGAACACTCATGGGAGGTCATGCCTGATCTGTACTTCTACAGAGATCCTGAAGagattgaaaaagaagagcaggctGCTGCTGAAAAGGCAGTGACCAAGGAGGAATTTCAGGGTGAATGGACTGCTCCAGCTCCTCAGTTCACTGCTACTCAGCCTGAGGTTGCAGACTGGTCTGAAGGTGTACAGGTGCCCTCTGTGCCTATTCAGCAGTTCCCTACTGAAGACTGGAGCGCTCAGCctgccacggaagactggtctgcagctcccactgCTCAGGCCGCTGAATGGGTAGGAGCAACCACTGACTGGTCTTAA